One Synechocystis sp. LKSZ1 genomic window, CCGTCCTGGAGAAACCGTCAAACTGGTGGGCACCTCCGGCACCATTGAAACCCTGGCCACCATCATTGCGCTTCAGAAACAACGAGAGGTTCCTAATCCTCTCCAGGGCTATCAAATTACGCGCAAGGAAATCCGGGACTGGGTGAAACGCCTGGCCCATCTGCCCTACGCCGACCGCTTTACCATTCCAGGCATCTCCGACCGGCGGGCGGAAATTATCCTGGCGGGTTCGGTGATCCTGTTAGAGGCCATGACCCTGCTGAACTTGGAGACCCTGACCATCTGTGAACGGGCCCTGCGGGAAGGGGTGATCGTGGATTGGATGTTGACCCATGGCCTAATTGAAGACCGCCTGCGCTTTCAGTGCGAGATCCGTCAGCGGAGTGTGCTCAAGATTGCCCACAAGTACCGAGTGGATTTGGCCTACGGTCAACGGGTGGCGGCCTTTGCCCTCAGTTTCTTTGACCAGTTGCAAGGCATTCTCCATCACTGGGGTGACGCGGAACGCCAGTGGCTCTGGGCGGCGGCCATTCTTCATAATTGCGGCATTTATATCAGCCATTCCTCCCATCACAAACATTCCTACTATCTCATCCGCCATGCAGAGCTGTTGGGCTATACGGAAATTGAACTAGAACTGATTGCCAATATTGCCCGTTACCACCGCCGTAGTAAGCCCAAGAAACGCCACGAGGCCTACATGATGCTCTCGGAAATTCACCGTTTGGCCGTGCGTCAATTGAGTGCCATCTTGCGCCTGGCCGTGGCCCTGGATCGTCGTCAGGTGGGGGCCATTCAAAGCTTTGAGTGTAAGTACGATGGTGAATACCAGGCCCTGCATCTCCATTTAGTACCCACCCAGGCCGATGATGATTGTGGGCTAGAACTCTGGAATTTGGACTACAAAAAAGTTGTCTTTGAGGAGGAATTTGGGGTCAAGGTGATTGCTACCCTGGCCATTCCCGTGGGGAGTAGTGTTTCCTAGGAGTCGGGGGAAGGTGGGAGGACGGGAATTGGGATCGCCGTCTCAGGCGCTGGCGTCGGGGATTCTGGGGCCGGAAGTGCTTCTATCGGGCTAGGGGAAGGGAGCGGCTCGACTACAGGGGTTGGCGTTGATTCTGGGGACGACAGGGGCGATGGGATCTCACTAGGAGTGGTTGCCTCGGAACTGGGAGGCGACGGTTCCGGCTTGAGTTCCCCGAGCTCTGGCTTTCTACTCGGTTCGAGACTCGGCCCAGGAAAAATGGGTTGGGATGGCACACTGGTACAGGCTTCAGCTAGGCCCAGACGACAGCGTAACTCTTCCCGAGCTAAGGACACAAAAATACCTGTTATCGATAATAGGAGTGCAACAACGGTGAGGGTGTTTTTCATTGCAAAGCGGGGACACAAAACCTGGGGCAGGACAGGAAAGCCTCAGGGCCGACGAGGAACAGGCGTCGCCTGTTTAGAAGCCTGGCTAGCCATGGTAGCAGGTTCCTGGGCCACTGGGGAGAGCAGGGCCAAGCCCAACCGGTCGGGGTCAGTTATTTGGTGATAGCTGAGTAGACGTTGGTGTAGGTCGATGTGGTACTGCAACTGCTGGGAGTTGGTTTCGAGCAGTTTAGCCGCGTAAACCTGACGCTCGAGGTGTTCTGTGGAAGAGACCAGATTACCCAGGCCATCCACCAGTTTCTTCAGATTAGACCGGAAGACAGGATCCCCCGTAAGTTGCTCAATATCGCTGGTAATTTTCTGGGTATTGCTAAAGGTAAGCCGGGCTGAGTCAAGGGTCTGTTGGATAGAAAACAAAAGCGTTGGGTCGTTAAGACTGGTAGAAATTTTGCGAAGATTATCGGTGGTAGCGGCGGTATTGGCCAAGATCGTATCGAGATTTTTAGCCAAGCGTTGACTATCGACGGCACTCAGGCCCTGGTTGACCTCCTTGAGGGTGACTTCCATTTCCTTGCCCAGGGCCTGCAATTGAGTACTGGTAGACTGGATGCTGGTCAGGGTTTTGCCCACTTCGAGGCGATTTTCCCGGACGAGTTGGTTGAGATTTCCCATCAGTTGAGAGGCCTCCTGGATAGCTTTGCCCAAGCTGGCCTGGTTTTCACTGACGACTTGATTCAGGTTTTGGGTTAACAGGGCCGCATTATCTGCTACGCCGGTAATGGCGGTTGTGGTTCGACCAACCCCTCTAATTTGTTCTCGGGCCGACTTAGAGAGTAGGCCAATTTCATCACTCATTTTGGCCACGCTAGCGGCGGCCTTGGAGGCATTGCGAATAGTGGTGTTAATACTGGCGATAAACACCGGGTCACTATAGGCCTGGCTCAATCGAGTCAAACTATTGACCAATTGAGAGCCTGTTTCTCCCGTCAATTCCTGATCATGGCAAAGAATATCGGCATTGCCTTCGCAGTCCTTGGCCAGGGGGTCTAGGGCTAGGGCCTGTTCTGATAGTTTGTGCTGGGGGGAGATATCCACCGAAGCCTCGCCGATCAGGCCATAGCGGCCAATTTGGATCAGGGAATCCTTGGGAATTTTCAGTTGATTAGAGCTAATCTCCAGCAGGGCCGTGATGCCGTTACTGCTAGGACTCAAGCCCGCGACTTTGCCCACACTAATGCCCCGAAAGCGAACCGGAGCCCCAACCTGTAAACCGCTGGCATCATCAAAATTGACCCGGAGGCGATAGCCGGGGCTGCCAAAGCCGCCCCCCCGTAACCAGACGGCAAAGCCCCCCAGTAGCACAAGGCCCAGGAGAGCAAATAGGCCAACAGAACCTTCTTGGATAGCACGGGGTCGGAGCATAGGGCGTTCTCGATGGGTCTTACTGTTTGAAGAAAATCAGGCCGGAGTTGTTTCGTCGGTGCTTAATCTTCGGCGGTGGCGCTTGACCCAGATTATCCCTAAGCAGCCGTTGTCCCTAGGAACTCAGCCATTCGGTATGGAAAAATTCCCCTCGGGGGCGGTCAGTCCGCTCATAGGTGTGGGCGCCAAAGTAATCCCGCTGGGCCTGGGTCAGGTTTTGCGGTAGGCTGGCCCGCCGATAACTATCAAAATAGTCTAGCGAAGCACTAAAGGCCGGTACTGGAATGCCTAATTCGTTAGCCAGGATGAGGACTTCCCGCCAGGCCCCTTGCCGGTCGAGAATACTCTGCTTGAATTCGGGAGCCAACAGTAGGTTCGGTAAGCTCGGATTATCCTGGAAGGCCTGCTTAATTTTATCGAGGAAACCGGCCCGAATAATACAGCCCCCCTTCCAGATCCGGGCAATCTCTGGCAGATTGACCTGGTAGCCAAACTCCGCCGAGGCCTTGGCAATCAGGGCCATTCCCTGGGCGTAGGAGCACATTTTAGAACAGTACAACGCATCCCGGACTTTGGGAATAAAGGCCTCGACATCCCCACTATAGGTATGGCTAGGGCCAGTTAAGGCCTGGGAAGCGGCGACGCGCTCATTCTTATAAGCCGACATGACGCGGGCATTAACCGCGGCATACATGGTGGGAATGGGAACCCCCAGGTCGAGGGAACTCACCACCGTCCAGCGGCCAGTCCCTTTTTGGCCAGCGGAATCGAGAATCAGGTCAATTAAGGACTGCTGGGTATCGGGGTCAATGTAGCCAAAGATATCAGCGGTAATCTCAATCAGAAACGAATTTAACTCTTCGGTTTGATTCCAGGCCTGAAAAACGGCTTGGAGCTGGTCATTGCTCAGGCCAAGACCGGATTTTAAGACATCGTAGGCCTCGGCGATCAATTGCATATCACCGTACTCAATGCCATTGTGGACCATTTTGACGTAGTGGCCTGCGCCCCCAGGGCCAACAAAGGTGACACAGGGGCCATCATCTACCTGAGCAGCAATCTTGGTCAGAATCGGTTCTAGTTCTTGGTAGGCGGCGGGGGTTCCCCCAGGCATCAAACTAGGGCCATGGAGAGCGCCTTCTTCACCGCCACTCACGCCCATGCCGACAAAACCCAGGCCCGTGGACTCTAGGTCTTTCGTGCGTCGTTCCGTGTCTTCATAGAGCGAGTTGCCGCCGTCAATGATCATATCCCCCGGCTCTAAAAGGGGTTTCAGTTGTTCAATCACCGCATCCACCGGGCCCCCGGCTTTCACCATGACGAGGATTTTGCGGGGCCGCTCGAGGGCCTGGACAAAGTCTTCTAGACTATAGGCAGCCTTGACATCTCTGCCCTGGGCGCGGGTGGCCATGAATTCTTCTGTTTTGCTGGCGGTACGATTGTAAACCGCGATGGGAAAGCCCCGACTTTCGACGTTGAGGGCCAGATTTTCCCCCATGACAGCGAGGCCAATAACACCAAAGGTTCGTTTGGTCATGATCCTAAGTTTTCCTTGATTGATAAGGGTTTACGGTGGTTGCCGTTAGTAATCCCTAGATTTTCCCGACAGGGGGTCTCCTTAGTTATAGAACCGATCTCCGATTTTGTACCCTGGCCTGGACGATCTCGCTTGTCCGGTAATCTTGAATTTTAGAGGGGCTTCTCCTGCTTCTGCCTTTTGAAGCCAGCCTGGCCAGAAGCGGCCCCCAATCGACTAAGCAGCCTGTTCTAGTCAACTCGATTAGTAGGCTTAACGGTCTTTGTTACTTTCATAATGTTGCACAACGATTTGTTATACCGCCACGACTAAGCTAATCAGTGTCAGGCTCCAACGGTGTCATCGGACGGTGGATGCCAACCGCCCCGAATCCAAAAACGACGGGCTTTAACAATTGCCCCTTCATTATGTTCCTGGTCGTTCAAATCTAATCGATCACACGTTGCACGCCCAATTGAAGTCTTGCCTCGAATTATTAGACCGTCTTTCTCCCAAATAAAATGCTCATTCCACTGATGCAGTCGTGGGTTAAACAACTGAGTAGAGACTTGAGATTCTGGATCTGTCCCTTCTGTGAAGTTGTACCGGTAGCTATTACATCGCTGACAAGCTAAAGCCAAATTTTCAAATGCATCTGCACCTCCACGTGATCGTGGTTGAATATGATCAATTTCAAACCGTGCTGCGCTAGCTTCTTCTGAAGAGTGACAGTATTCACACAGATACTTAGCTCGCTCTCGAACCTGTTGCCGAATCTCTTTTGAAATCGCCATACCTAAGCAGACTCAGCAATAATTTTTGCATTCAGCAACGTAAAAATTCGGTCGAGTTCCAAAATTCCAATCAGTTCTACTGCTTCATCGGGTGATAACTGCGACTCTCGCTGTTTCTCGTTCAGGCTCTCTAGTCGCTCTTGTAAGTCTTCGCTAAATTTGAATAAGAAAAGCCCTCGAACTGGCTGGATTTGAATGCCAGCATCAATAAAAGAGGAGGGTTGGATCATCAGTTGTGCATTCATGGCTCACCTCAGAGACAATGTTATATGGATCAGTTTTAGGTCATGTGATTACGAAAGCCGCCTCCAAAAATCAGGTAGGAAAAGATTTAGTCTTGCTAAATGCTCTTCGTATTCGACTCTATCAACTGGAGAAACCTCTATACTTTCATCTCCAGGGTGAGATATCGTATTACGATTGCGTCGATCAAACATGGTTATTAAAAATACAATTTCAGAATGGCTTGCTATAGACTCAAGCCATCCTACTACATGGCAGCGATCATAGTGGTTACGAGATATTGTAGGTTGGTGGTGACAGAAACACCACTCTTGCAAAGTATTTAACAAATGATTGTAAGCTAAACTATGGACTCCCCGCTTCTCAGCAATAATCATGCGACGAACCTGTTGCATAAGGCTGCTATT contains:
- a CDS encoding Ppx/GppA phosphatase family protein, which translates into the protein MAPTMAMPAKILDPCLLAAIDIGTNSVHMVIVRIDPVLSTFTIVAREKDTVRLGERVPQTNQLSPAAMERAIAALKRCKDLALSTAVDHIFAVATSATREASNGEAFLARIQAELDLTVHLISGQEEARRIYLGVLSGMDFQQTPHIIIDIGGGSTELILADSHEPRFLSSTKIGAVRLTRDFIYSDPIDPTEFATLRAYVRGMLERPVDELKTHLRPGETVKLVGTSGTIETLATIIALQKQREVPNPLQGYQITRKEIRDWVKRLAHLPYADRFTIPGISDRRAEIILAGSVILLEAMTLLNLETLTICERALREGVIVDWMLTHGLIEDRLRFQCEIRQRSVLKIAHKYRVDLAYGQRVAAFALSFFDQLQGILHHWGDAERQWLWAAAILHNCGIYISHSSHHKHSYYLIRHAELLGYTEIELELIANIARYHRRSKPKKRHEAYMMLSEIHRLAVRQLSAILRLAVALDRRQVGAIQSFECKYDGEYQALHLHLVPTQADDDCGLELWNLDYKKVVFEEEFGVKVIATLAIPVGSSVS
- a CDS encoding MlaD family protein; the protein is MLRPRAIQEGSVGLFALLGLVLLGGFAVWLRGGGFGSPGYRLRVNFDDASGLQVGAPVRFRGISVGKVAGLSPSSNGITALLEISSNQLKIPKDSLIQIGRYGLIGEASVDISPQHKLSEQALALDPLAKDCEGNADILCHDQELTGETGSQLVNSLTRLSQAYSDPVFIASINTTIRNASKAAASVAKMSDEIGLLSKSAREQIRGVGRTTTAITGVADNAALLTQNLNQVVSENQASLGKAIQEASQLMGNLNQLVRENRLEVGKTLTSIQSTSTQLQALGKEMEVTLKEVNQGLSAVDSQRLAKNLDTILANTAATTDNLRKISTSLNDPTLLFSIQQTLDSARLTFSNTQKITSDIEQLTGDPVFRSNLKKLVDGLGNLVSSTEHLERQVYAAKLLETNSQQLQYHIDLHQRLLSYHQITDPDRLGLALLSPVAQEPATMASQASKQATPVPRRP
- the gnd gene encoding decarboxylating NADP(+)-dependent phosphogluconate dehydrogenase; this translates as MTKRTFGVIGLAVMGENLALNVESRGFPIAVYNRTASKTEEFMATRAQGRDVKAAYSLEDFVQALERPRKILVMVKAGGPVDAVIEQLKPLLEPGDMIIDGGNSLYEDTERRTKDLESTGLGFVGMGVSGGEEGALHGPSLMPGGTPAAYQELEPILTKIAAQVDDGPCVTFVGPGGAGHYVKMVHNGIEYGDMQLIAEAYDVLKSGLGLSNDQLQAVFQAWNQTEELNSFLIEITADIFGYIDPDTQQSLIDLILDSAGQKGTGRWTVVSSLDLGVPIPTMYAAVNARVMSAYKNERVAASQALTGPSHTYSGDVEAFIPKVRDALYCSKMCSYAQGMALIAKASAEFGYQVNLPEIARIWKGGCIIRAGFLDKIKQAFQDNPSLPNLLLAPEFKQSILDRQGAWREVLILANELGIPVPAFSASLDYFDSYRRASLPQNLTQAQRDYFGAHTYERTDRPRGEFFHTEWLSS
- a CDS encoding HNH endonuclease signature motif containing protein; translated protein: MAISKEIRQQVRERAKYLCEYCHSSEEASAARFEIDHIQPRSRGGADAFENLALACQRCNSYRYNFTEGTDPESQVSTQLFNPRLHQWNEHFIWEKDGLIIRGKTSIGRATCDRLDLNDQEHNEGAIVKARRFWIRGGWHPPSDDTVGA